A single window of Candidatus Methanoperedens sp. DNA harbors:
- a CDS encoding caspase family protein produces the protein MGNYIAGIFAVPNYKSEDILSLPFTSNDCAAMKELFNTHFGMEDTNINILGNDSTQEVHKLDILKKVRYISRIAESEDTIIFYFSGHGFSDGKIGYLATFETDINFPSDTSISIPRIKEELNNSRAKRKMLIIDSCHSGIGTGKRFSEMSKNFENSLFSDLSEGWVVFASCKSDEQSYFIDDKFMSVFSYYLIEGLKGNADSDGDSIITIEDLSTYVTKNVSSWAIKNNKFQTPNMQMELVGTLKFRINNPEISDPLSKESEISITERSAQSIALASKFFSPRWIDIYDDFDNPTGHYEEVPKGERKEKAIKNKEKFISSLFTILIKYYKPSQIKIKENGEYYMPFGKFVIESKSPFENEFKLTITNDLFTPVIMDLFNSLDTQNQLKWNSVEYTFNGNFDFDTIAEIIEEKEYFIKEYQLNQDQSYLIVSPKMKGLTKWTINFINLPQEARLAISNENGLARKFFQTIPIAELIGIFSSSFKSFDF, from the coding sequence ATGGGAAATTATATTGCAGGTATTTTTGCTGTTCCAAACTATAAATCTGAAGATATATTAAGTTTACCATTTACCTCAAATGATTGTGCAGCTATGAAAGAACTTTTCAATACACATTTTGGAATGGAAGATACCAATATTAACATACTTGGAAATGATAGCACTCAAGAAGTACATAAATTGGATATCTTAAAAAAAGTAAGATATATAAGCAGAATAGCAGAATCAGAAGACACAATTATTTTTTATTTCTCAGGACATGGTTTTTCTGATGGTAAAATTGGATATTTAGCCACTTTTGAAACCGACATTAATTTTCCTTCAGATACTTCTATTTCCATTCCAAGAATAAAAGAGGAATTGAATAATAGTAGAGCAAAAAGAAAAATGTTAATAATTGATAGTTGTCATTCTGGCATCGGAACTGGGAAAAGATTTTCTGAAATGAGTAAGAATTTTGAGAATTCATTGTTTTCCGATCTATCAGAAGGATGGGTCGTATTTGCATCATGTAAAAGTGATGAACAGTCGTATTTTATCGATGATAAATTTATGAGTGTTTTCAGTTATTATTTAATCGAGGGCTTAAAAGGGAATGCTGATTCAGATGGCGATTCAATAATTACAATCGAAGATTTAAGCACATATGTTACTAAAAACGTTTCAAGCTGGGCAATTAAAAATAATAAATTTCAGACTCCAAATATGCAGATGGAATTAGTTGGCACATTGAAATTTAGAATTAATAATCCTGAAATTTCAGACCCTCTTTCTAAAGAATCTGAAATCAGTATTACTGAAAGGAGTGCACAAAGTATAGCATTAGCATCAAAATTTTTCTCACCACGATGGATAGATATCTATGACGACTTCGATAACCCTACTGGACATTATGAAGAAGTGCCCAAAGGAGAGAGAAAAGAGAAAGCAATTAAAAATAAGGAAAAATTCATTAGTAGCCTATTTACAATTCTGATTAAATATTATAAACCCAGCCAGATTAAAATAAAAGAAAATGGGGAATACTATATGCCATTTGGAAAATTTGTAATTGAATCGAAAAGTCCTTTTGAAAATGAATTTAAATTGACAATCACCAATGATTTATTTACACCTGTCATCATGGATTTATTTAACTCACTTGATACTCAAAATCAATTGAAATGGAATTCAGTAGAATATACGTTCAATGGGAACTTCGATTTTGATACTATTGCAGAAATTATTGAAGAGAAAGAATATTTTATCAAGGAATATCAACTCAACCAAGATCAATCATATTTAATAGTATCACCTAAAATGAAAGGTTTAACAAAATGGACGATTAATTTTATTAATCTGCCACAAGAAGCTAGATTAGCAATTTCTAATGAAAATGGTCTTGCAAGAAAATTTTTCCAGACTATACCGATAGCCGAATTGATTGGCATTTTTTCGTCATCATTTAAAAGTTTTGATTTTTAA